The nucleotide window TCCAGCCATTCTTCCCAACGTTTGTTCACTTTTTCCGGATTGCCTAATTGTCTTGCGAAACCGATGAAAGTTGTATAATGATTGGCTTCGGAAACCATCAGGTCGTGGTAGAATTGCTTCAGTTCCTCGTCCTTGATATTTTCTGTCAATACTTTGAAACGTTCACAGCTTCTGGCTTCGATCATTGCTGCGAAAAGCATTTTGTCGATAATCTGCTCGTCGCGATGTCCACCTTTTACTAGGAATTTAATTAGGTCATTCACATAATCGTCTTTGCGTGTTCTTCCCAAAACACCACCTCTTTTTTTGATGATCTCGTGAACTTGGTTGAAGTGGTCCAACTCTTCCTGCGCAATGGCCAAAAGTTCGGTCACCATTTCTGTGTGCTCTGGAACCATTGTGATCAGGCCAATGGCATTGGTTGCTGCTTTTTGCTCACACCAAGCGTGATCGGTTAGGATTTCTTCCAAGTTATCTTCGGCAATGTTTGCCCAACGTGGGTCTGTAAGAAGTTTTAGACGGAACATTTTATATTTTTTGTAAAAATAAGGATTTGATTGCTTTTTATTAAATATTTTATCGACTAATATTAATTTCTGAAATCAATCAAAGAGAAACACTCCTATAATGAATCATATTAATATTTGGCACAGATATTGAAAATCCTTCAACAATTAAATAATAAAATTATGAAAAATTCAACTATTACCAATCGTGCTAGATTATTTCTTTTTAGCTTTTTGGCGGTATTTTCTTCTGCATTATCTTTTGCACAAGATTCAGCAGTCGTTAAGACAACTAATGTCACCACAACTTCCACAGAAGAATGGCAAACCAATCCAACATACTGGATCATTGGTGGCGTCGTTCTTATCGTGATCGTCGCAATTGTGGCGATGAGCGGAAGGAAAAGAAATGATTAAAAATATTACAAAGCGCTTTTAGGAGCGCTTTTTTTATGGATTCTTTGAAGCTGTTTTAGCTCTTAAAAATTCTAGAACTTTCCAACCGAAATCATCCACTTTTTTCAAACCAATCGAAATCAGGAATGCCAATAAAATATTGAGCGGATAAATGATCAAAACCAACAGCCACCAACTCATCGAATCTTTCATAGGAACGACAAGAAAATAAATCAACGAGGAACTCATCCCTTGGGCGAAATAGAAAAAGATCGCATTTTGTCCGACATTGGTTACGAAATTTGGTTTCGTGATCTTCAATCGGTTGTAGAATACGAAAAGTGTTACCAATGAGAATAAGGTCCAAATGATGTAAGGAATTTTCGGCGGGAACTTTTGTTTATTGATCTTATAGAAAATATCGCTTCCATAATTCCAGAACATCCAAGCCAAAGCAATTGCGACCAATCCGTACAAAACGGGAATAATTTTGGTTGAGATCTTCTTGCCTTTCATTCTATTTCCAATCAGAAAAACCGCCATATAAAAAGCCACATAACCGCCTTGTCCATTAGGGTAATAATGTGGAAAAATATTGAATATCAATGTTAAAACGACGCAAAGTCCAATAAACCAATTGATGTGTTTCGGGAAGAATTTTAAAATCAATACGCCCAAAACCGTCAGAATATAATAGACTTTCAAATACCAAAAACTTCCCATCACCACAGGAAAAGTATCACAATTGGAATACTCGTGCAAATACCAATTTCCCAAAACCTGCCATTGCGGTTCTGATGAAATACTGCTTGGAACATACTTAGTTCCGAATGTTGAGTAGAAATCCTTCAACCACTCAAACGAGAAAAAATTCAATCCAAAAACCTTGAAAAAGTAGTCGAGGAAAAAGAGAAATGTCACGAAGATCATATACGTGATCTGCAACTTCAATAATCTGTACAATGTTTTCTCAATATTATTCCCGGAAGTGATTCCACTCAGCGCATAAAACAAGGCAACATCAAAAACCAAAGAAAAAACCCGGACCTCGGTCGGAATGTAAAACTGCCCGCTCCAGAAAGCCGTGTGAATAAAAATAATGGAAATGGTCGCCAGTCCTTTGGCAAAATCAATATAGAGATCTCTTTGCATCGATGTGATTAATTATCTGAAAGTCAAAATTATCATTATTTTCCCAAGTTCTTTATAAATATTTAACTTTTACCACTCGATTGTTATCCTTATTTTTACAAGTTCAATCGTAGAAATGTCAGATATCATTCAGCTTTTACCGGATCACGTTGCCAATCAGATTGCTGCTGGGGAAGTGGTACAGAGGCCAGCCTCCATTGTGAAGGAACTTTTGGAGAATTCTGTGGATGCAGGTTCGAATAAAATCCAACTTATCATTCGTGACGCTGGGAAAAATCTGCTTCAGGTGGTGGACAACGGTATTGGAATGTCTGAGACTGATGCGCGATTAGCTTTTGAGCGCCACGCCACTTCAAAAATCCGCTCAACTGAAGATATTTTCAAGATCGCGACCAAGGGTTTTCGTGGAGAGGCTTTGGCATCCATCGCCGCTGTTGCGCAAGTGGAGCTTAAAACGAAACAAAAAGATTCACCTGTTGGGACGAATATCTATATCGAAGGTGGACTTTTCCAATTTCAAGATCCGATTCAAACCGTTGAAGGTTCTAACTTTTCGGTGAAAAATTTATTTTACAATGTTCCTGCAAGAAGGAAATTCCTTAAGAATGACAATGTAGAATTTCGTCACATCATTGATGAATTTCAGCGGGTTGCTTTGGCTCACGAAAGTATCGAGTTTGAAATGTTTCATAATGACGAGCCGGTTTTCAAACTGAGAAAAGGCGGTCAAATGCAAAGGATCGTGGATGTTTTCGGGCGAAAGTTGCAACCACTTTTGATTCCGATCAAGGAAGATCTTGGCTGGGTTCATTTGCACGGCTATGTGGCGAAACCGGAAGGCGCTAAAAAAACACGAGGCGAACAATTCTTCTTTGTGAATGGCAGATTTTTCCGAAGCGCTTATCTCAGCAAAGCCGTTCAGGAAGCATTTGAAGGACTTTTGCAGCCTGGTTACATTCCGTCATTTTTTCTTTATCTGGAAATGGATCCGGAGAAAATCGATGTTAATATTCATCCTCAAAAAACAGAAGTCAAGTTTGAAGACGAAGCGTTGATCTTCGCTTTGGTAAGATCCACCATCAAACGTTCTTTGGGAATTTACAATGTTGCGCCAAGTTTGGACTTTGAAAGAGACCCGAAAATGGAAGCTTTTTTCGCACCAAGCAAAAGTACTTACAGCGCACCATCGCCATCTGCGATTAATGTTGACCGAGATTTCAATCCATTTTCTGTGGAAAAAACAACGGATGAAGAGCGGATCAATCTGGCCGAACTTTACCAAGCTACAGAAGCTGCACCATCAAAAATCAATCTTTTCGAAGATGACGATCTGGACGAAGACCTTTTCCGATTGCCAAACGGTTATTGGCTTCTTAATAAAGATGGATTGACGTATATGTTGGATCTTGGGAGAATGCACCGCGTGATTATGTCTTCGCATCAGGAAAATCTGCCAACGAAAAAAGCAGGTCAAAGTCTGTTGTTTTCTTTAGAATATCATTTGAATGAGATCGAGAAAAATAAATACAAATCCATCAAAAAATATCTGCCGGATTTTGGTTTCGAAATGACCTTGGCTCAAGAAAATGTCCTAAGAATTGAAACAGTTCCGGAAGCTTTGAAGGAATCTCAGGTCATCAAATTCCTGGAAAAGATTTTCGAAGTTTTGGAATACCGAACCGAAGATGAGTTCTCCAAATATTTTGAATATCAATGGATTAAGCTTAAAACAAAATCCAAATTTGATTTTATTTATAAGACTGAGGTCGAGCAATTGGTAAAAGATTTCATCGATCTTGGTTTCCCACAATATACCGTGAATGGTAAAAAATGTTGGATGGAAGTTCCATTTGACGATTTTAAAAACAAATTTTAAATTATGTTTCCTCAAATAACACCAGTGACGCGAAATATCATCATTCTGAATGTGATTTTTTTCGTGGCAACTTTTCTACTTCGATACGCTAATATTGATTTAAGTCCTTTGCTGGCAGGATATTTCCCCCTGTCTCCGAATTTCAATTCTTGGCAAATCATCACGCATATGTTTATGCACGGTGGCATTATGCATATTGTTTTCAATATGTTTACGCTTTATAGTTTTGGGCCAGTTTTGGAACAGGTTTTAGGACAGAAGAAATTCATTATTTTATACTTCGCTGCAGGTTTAGGCGGTTTCCTTCTATTCAATTTATGGAATTATTATGAGGTAAGTCAACTTACAAATTATCTTACATCTCAAGGATTTGATATTCACGAAATCTATAAGACCGTGGACACTACTCAAATACAATATTACCCACAGTTTTCTGATAAAGAAGGTATTGACAGTTCTGCTAGAGAACTTTTTGCTATTTTAAAAACCCCAATGGTCGGCGCATCGGGTGCAATTTTCGGAATCATTGCTGCATTTTCCACATTGTTTCCGGATGCAAAACTGATGTTTATGTTCATCCCATTTCCTATCAAGGCAAAATATCTGACACCAATCATCATAGCTGTTTCGATATTTTTGGGATTAAGACAATTCAGTGGTGATAATATTGCACATTTTGCACATCTTGGAGGCGCATTGATTGGTTATCTATTTGTAGCTAACTGGAAGAAAAATCGAGACAGAATACAATAGATGGGAATCATTAGACTTCTTTTGACGATTTTTCACCTCCTTGTTATTGTTCTTTTATTTGGAACGATAATGAACGCTTACATTCCGCCAAGTGTTTTCGGGATGCTGAATCTCTTGTCGTTGGGATTTCCAATCTTGATCATCATTAATATTTTATTGTTGATATTCTGGATTGCAAGCTGGAAAAAACGAGCGGCCGTTTTTCTTATTTTGTCTTTATTTTTCATCATCCCGACAAGAAGATGGATCAATTATACGCCTACGAAAAAAGAAACGCCCAATCTGAAAATCATTTCTCTCAATGGAAAATCCGGGAAATTTGGCGACGAAAATATTTACAGTTTTCTTAATGCCCAAAAGGCCGATGTTGTTCTGACGCAGGAATATAAAAGCGCTGAAAATCTCAAAGGTTTTGAATATTTCGAACGAAATTTTCCGGTGGTGAAAATCCAATCCAGATTCCCAATTGTAGAAAGTGGAATCGTGGAAACCGATGCGAAAAACGGGCGTTGTATTTATGCAGACATCAAGGTTAATGGAAAAACCATCCGTTTTG belongs to Chryseobacterium sp. KACC 21268 and includes:
- a CDS encoding tRNA-(ms[2]io[6]A)-hydroxylase, which gives rise to MFRLKLLTDPRWANIAEDNLEEILTDHAWCEQKAATNAIGLITMVPEHTEMVTELLAIAQEELDHFNQVHEIIKKRGGVLGRTRKDDYVNDLIKFLVKGGHRDEQIIDKMLFAAMIEARSCERFKVLTENIKDEELKQFYHDLMVSEANHYTTFIGFARQLGNPEKVNKRWEEWLEYEANIMKSYGNKENIHG
- a CDS encoding acyltransferase family protein; its protein translation is MQRDLYIDFAKGLATISIIFIHTAFWSGQFYIPTEVRVFSLVFDVALFYALSGITSGNNIEKTLYRLLKLQITYMIFVTFLFFLDYFFKVFGLNFFSFEWLKDFYSTFGTKYVPSSISSEPQWQVLGNWYLHEYSNCDTFPVVMGSFWYLKVYYILTVLGVLILKFFPKHINWFIGLCVVLTLIFNIFPHYYPNGQGGYVAFYMAVFLIGNRMKGKKISTKIIPVLYGLVAIALAWMFWNYGSDIFYKINKQKFPPKIPYIIWTLFSLVTLFVFYNRLKITKPNFVTNVGQNAIFFYFAQGMSSSLIYFLVVPMKDSMSWWLLVLIIYPLNILLAFLISIGLKKVDDFGWKVLEFLRAKTASKNP
- the mutL gene encoding DNA mismatch repair endonuclease MutL, producing MSDIIQLLPDHVANQIAAGEVVQRPASIVKELLENSVDAGSNKIQLIIRDAGKNLLQVVDNGIGMSETDARLAFERHATSKIRSTEDIFKIATKGFRGEALASIAAVAQVELKTKQKDSPVGTNIYIEGGLFQFQDPIQTVEGSNFSVKNLFYNVPARRKFLKNDNVEFRHIIDEFQRVALAHESIEFEMFHNDEPVFKLRKGGQMQRIVDVFGRKLQPLLIPIKEDLGWVHLHGYVAKPEGAKKTRGEQFFFVNGRFFRSAYLSKAVQEAFEGLLQPGYIPSFFLYLEMDPEKIDVNIHPQKTEVKFEDEALIFALVRSTIKRSLGIYNVAPSLDFERDPKMEAFFAPSKSTYSAPSPSAINVDRDFNPFSVEKTTDEERINLAELYQATEAAPSKINLFEDDDLDEDLFRLPNGYWLLNKDGLTYMLDLGRMHRVIMSSHQENLPTKKAGQSLLFSLEYHLNEIEKNKYKSIKKYLPDFGFEMTLAQENVLRIETVPEALKESQVIKFLEKIFEVLEYRTEDEFSKYFEYQWIKLKTKSKFDFIYKTEVEQLVKDFIDLGFPQYTVNGKKCWMEVPFDDFKNKF
- a CDS encoding rhomboid family intramembrane serine protease, with translation MFPQITPVTRNIIILNVIFFVATFLLRYANIDLSPLLAGYFPLSPNFNSWQIITHMFMHGGIMHIVFNMFTLYSFGPVLEQVLGQKKFIILYFAAGLGGFLLFNLWNYYEVSQLTNYLTSQGFDIHEIYKTVDTTQIQYYPQFSDKEGIDSSARELFAILKTPMVGASGAIFGIIAAFSTLFPDAKLMFMFIPFPIKAKYLTPIIIAVSIFLGLRQFSGDNIAHFAHLGGALIGYLFVANWKKNRDRIQ
- a CDS encoding endonuclease/exonuclease/phosphatase family protein, giving the protein MGIIRLLLTIFHLLVIVLLFGTIMNAYIPPSVFGMLNLLSLGFPILIIINILLLIFWIASWKKRAAVFLILSLFFIIPTRRWINYTPTKKETPNLKIISLNGKSGKFGDENIYSFLNAQKADVVLTQEYKSAENLKGFEYFERNFPVVKIQSRFPIVESGIVETDAKNGRCIYADIKVNGKTIRFVNVYMEPFYLDKSMVKPTKDMNVNEEKAKNIIHKLVPTFRKHQSQIAPIKGFLDSSPYPIILAGDFNSVPNSYEHYTLSENLEDTFLKVGKGSGTSFHDFKFPIKIDHIFASKSIMPISYKVDRSVKISDHFPVIAEFLVE